Within Bdellovibrionales bacterium, the genomic segment CTGTGACTTTGGTATCCGCAATTTTTGCATTGGCAGCATCAGGTTCAAAGTTTGAGTTCATCTTGATTTGCTATTTTGCGCTTCCTATCTTTTGGATGTTGGATAGCTACTACCTTCATCAAGAGCGCGCGTATCGAGGTCTGTATGAATCAGTGCGAACAAAAAAGGAATCCGAAGTTGATTTTTCTATGGGTGCATCGGCTTTTGAGTCTGGACAAAATTCTTGGGCATCAAGTTTGTTTTCAAAAACCCTACTGATTTTCTATGGGGGCACGATCGCGATTGTTGTTCTTGTCATGTTTTGGATGAGGCACTAATGGCGAAGCGAGTATTTTTTAGTTTTCACTACCAAGATGTAATCGATTTTAGAGCAAATGTTGTTCGGCAGAGCTGGGTTACAAAGCCTGATCGGGAAGAGGCCGGGTACTTTGATAGCTCCCTTTGGGAGTCTTCACGCCTAAAGGGTGATTCGAGCCTCAAACAACTCATAAACAGTGGCTTAGACAATACAACTGTGACCGCTGTGCTGATCGGATCAGATACCTATCGTAGGAGATGGGTTCGGTATGAAATCTTTAAGAGTCTTGAAAGGGGCAATAAGCTGTTGGGCATACACATCAACTCAGTTCAATGTAAAAACAAACAGACAAAGGTTCACGGCCCCAATCCATTTGAATACCTTGCCGTGAAGTTTAACTCTCAGGGTGATCGTGTCGATCTATGTGAGTGGGATGGCAACAAATGGATCTCCTACACCGACGTTGCAGGCTGGAAGTTGACGAGCCCTCAAACCCAGAATGCAAATGCCACCAAACAGCTTTCAGACTGGTATAAAACTTATTGTTGGGTATCAAACAACGGCTACCAGAACTTTGGAACTTGGGTGGACAGCTAGGTGGCAAACGCAGGAGATTCGCATTGACCCGTAATAATAAGAAGAAGGGCCAGGTTGAAAAAGCATTTTCGAAAGAAGAAATGGCAGTCCATGCTTATGAGGTTCTCAATCTCCTTGTTGGAGACATTTTAAGCGCAATTTTTATGGACGCAATGATTGAGAAGTACGAAAAGGAGTCAAAAGATTCATCCTACAAGAACACGTTAATGGTCAGTCTTCAGAGAAATAAGAATCGACTAATTGCATCTGCTCTCTTTCGTTACACTTCGCTCTATTCAAATCGCCTGTCGAAAATTGATTTCAATACTCCAGACAAAAAGAGGGCTGAGTCTCTGAATCAGAAATTCCACAATCACCAAGTGGAGAAATTAAGACATCTGTTTGAGCACGAGTTGAGTCAATTTACTGGAGAGCCGCATTCTCCTGAGCAAGTAAAAGAACGCTTTAGGAGCATTGAACCTTTAATTTCTCCTGACTTTCGAGGCAAGTGCCATGAGCTTGTTAAACAGGTGCAAGCCGTTAGGGATTCCGTTGCTGTGGTGTATCCAGATTGTGGCAAAGGGGTAAATAGGTGGAAGGTTCTGACTGAAGAAAACGGTTCGACTCTAGGCCATGATGCGCCTACAATGACTTCATCGGTGATCGGTTATACAAAGGTTTACGGTGGGGACGATTAGGGTTCGACTTGCCGAAGTTCGTGTCCACCATTTCTGTTCTAAGACGATTTGGTTCTACGGTTCTACGGTTCTACGGTTCTACTCGGTTCATGGTGGGTAATTCAAAAAAGTCATTTAAGCACAAGCACTTAGGTATCTGAGTCTGTACAATTTAAAACTTTTAACGCCGTAAGCCCTCTTCTGGATTAGCTTTGCGACGTTGTTAAAGCCTTCTGTTCTGGCATTGGTAATGCGATTGACGAAGTAATTCAAGATTTCATTTCTCCATTTCATGAGGGTGCGCCTGAGGTTTTTATTTCGGGGATTTGGCTTAAAGCCATTTGATCTGTAATTCGAATTAACACTTTGGCAGCTGTTCTGTTTCCTTTGATTCGGTAAAAATCCATGGAGGGCTTCTTTGTAATGATAAATTTCTTTTAGCTGGGGATGAAGATTGAGCCATTCATAAAGGGCTCTTCGTTCATAGGACTCAAGCTTTTTACCATTTCTAAGTAGGAGTTTTCGAAGGGGACTGGTTCTTTTGTCGCCAGTGACTTGTTTTCGGTAGCGATTAAGAGCTGGATTTAAAAGCCTGAGCACATGGAACTTATCAGCAATCATCTGGGAGTTAGGAAAAAACTCTCGAACAAAGCTTTTATAGCTATCTGACAAATCTAGAACGACGTTTTTTACATTTTCTCTACCAGGGATATGTTTAAGTTGTTCAATGAGTTGCCCTTTTACTTTTCCATGAGCGAGTTCACGAACACGCTTATTGTTGTAATCAACGAGTACGGTTGCAAACTCTCTAAACCCATTGGCTCGAGAGAAAAAGTGTTCATCTATGCCAATGGTTTTTGGCCACGGATAATTGATATGCCTCTTGAGGTTCGTCTCTAACCTCTCATAAAGAGTCTGATAGACCGTCCACGTTGAACATGCATAGGCCCTTCTGACCTTACTGAGATCCGTAAAGTTCTCACAGGCCCAAAGAACACCTCGTTTAAACCTCTCGGTGGTTCTTTTTCCTTTTCTGATTCCTTGAACTGGTTCGGTGAAAGGCTTTCGGCAGGTCTTACAATAGAATCTGCGTTTTAAAACATGGAGCCAGACTTGATTGCCGTGGATGGGAGCATCGTGTGCTTTGGCCCACCTTCGATCATAAACAGTCTTAGAAGGTGTCGCACACTTTGGACAGATTTCAAAGCTGGATACTTTTTCAACCTGTTTGTGCTTTCGGCCAGATCGATCTCTCCCAAATTTTAAAAGTTTTAATTCTGGTAATAATAGAAATTGTGATATTTTTTCGTGCTGAGGCATAAGTTCTTTTCCTTTCAAAGGTTTGAGTTGTCAGGCACCCAAATCTTAGCTTGAAAAAGTCTTAGGCCTCTTCTTTTTTGACTTACCGCATCCCACCTCCAACCGTGGAGAGCCTCAAGTTGCCAGTCTGAGTTTGAAGCTCGATGACGTTGTAGACATTCGCGGCCGCGTTCGCGCTGAATCGCGATCGAAATCGGGATTTGAAATTGATTTGTTGGAAGCGATCGTTCTGAATCCATCAGCGCATGATTTACCGTTCAACTCTTCGTCGGACATTTCTCAAGTCGGAATCGACGTGATCTTAGATCACCGTCCCCTCAGTATTAGGACCGAACCGGGACAAGAAATATTCCGCGTTCAAGCAGCCATTCTTGAGAATTTTCGATGCTTTTTGCGGAGGAATCGATTTACAGAGATTGTAACCTCGAAAATCGTCGCCAGCGGCACGGAGGGCGGAACCAATCTTTTTCAAATCAAATACTTTGAGAGGACGGCTTATCTTGCCCAAAGTCCCCAGTTCTATAAGGAACATGGGGTTGCGGCGCTTGAGAGAGTATTTGAAACCGCACACGTCTACCGCGCGGAACCTCATGCAACAAGCCGACATTTGACTGAGTATTACTCACTCGACTTGGAGATGGGGTTTATTGACGGTCCCGAAGACGTTATGAATCTTGAACGACAGCTACTGTCAGAGATGTTTGAAGAGCTAAATAAAACATTTGGAGAGTCGATCAAAAAAAGGTCTGGAGCCTTTTTGCCAGAAATGATCAAGACTCCAGTTTGGGAGTTTTCTGAATGTATGGATCGACTCAAGAAGACCTTT encodes:
- a CDS encoding TIR domain-containing protein; its protein translation is MAKRVFFSFHYQDVIDFRANVVRQSWVTKPDREEAGYFDSSLWESSRLKGDSSLKQLINSGLDNTTVTAVLIGSDTYRRRWVRYEIFKSLERGNKLLGIHINSVQCKNKQTKVHGPNPFEYLAVKFNSQGDRVDLCEWDGNKWISYTDVAGWKLTSPQTQNANATKQLSDWYKTYCWVSNNGYQNFGTWVDS
- the aspS gene encoding aspartate--tRNA(Asn) ligase — translated: MSLKLDDVVDIRGRVRAESRSKSGFEIDLLEAIVLNPSAHDLPFNSSSDISQVGIDVILDHRPLSIRTEPGQEIFRVQAAILENFRCFLRRNRFTEIVTSKIVASGTEGGTNLFQIKYFERTAYLAQSPQFYKEHGVAALERVFETAHVYRAEPHATSRHLTEYYSLDLEMGFIDGPEDVMNLERQLLSEMFEELNKTFGESIKKRSGAFLPEMIKTPVWEFSECMDRLKKTFGRTDLIDDLDPQGERQLCEIAQKEFGTPSVFVVGFPLNARPFYTHPRGPSGAARSFDLLFRGLEITTGGQRLHTRSALEQALRAKGMDPKAFEGHLRMFDLGMPPHGGLAVGLERLTAQVLGLANVREATMYPRDKHRVEP
- a CDS encoding ISL3 family transposase, whose translation is MPQHEKISQFLLLPELKLLKFGRDRSGRKHKQVEKVSSFEICPKCATPSKTVYDRRWAKAHDAPIHGNQVWLHVLKRRFYCKTCRKPFTEPVQGIRKGKRTTERFKRGVLWACENFTDLSKVRRAYACSTWTVYQTLYERLETNLKRHINYPWPKTIGIDEHFFSRANGFREFATVLVDYNNKRVRELAHGKVKGQLIEQLKHIPGRENVKNVVLDLSDSYKSFVREFFPNSQMIADKFHVLRLLNPALNRYRKQVTGDKRTSPLRKLLLRNGKKLESYERRALYEWLNLHPQLKEIYHYKEALHGFLPNQRKQNSCQSVNSNYRSNGFKPNPRNKNLRRTLMKWRNEILNYFVNRITNARTEGFNNVAKLIQKRAYGVKSFKLYRLRYLSACA